From one Suicoccus acidiformans genomic stretch:
- the manA gene encoding mannose-6-phosphate isomerase, class I yields the protein MEAIFLEPVLQEKIWGGKKLSTEFHLDIPSDKTGEAWVISAHPNGPSVVKRPEAYAGQTLAELYEREPQLFGPNHPEPFPLLVKILDANDNLSVQVHPDDAYAQAHEGPNELGKTECWYILSAEEGAKIIYGHNASTKEEFEAYVEKGDFDGLFREVEVKAGEFYDVPAGTIHAIGAGITILETQQSSDTTYRVFDYNRKDDSGKERELHLQQSIDVSLIPHQDSEHTKRDLKVKANELTELVANDYFVVYKLDVTVEQAYAFEEDYYLATVVKGSGEVTLDQETYPLKIADSFILPYGPKDVTFSGDMELVISKPVF from the coding sequence ATGGAAGCAATTTTCTTAGAGCCTGTGTTGCAAGAGAAAATTTGGGGAGGCAAGAAGTTAAGTACGGAGTTTCATTTAGATATTCCAAGTGATAAGACCGGGGAAGCTTGGGTGATTAGTGCGCATCCAAATGGGCCATCAGTGGTAAAGCGTCCTGAGGCTTATGCCGGGCAAACCTTGGCGGAGTTGTATGAGCGGGAGCCACAACTATTCGGGCCAAATCATCCGGAGCCATTCCCTTTATTGGTGAAGATTTTAGATGCGAATGATAATTTATCGGTGCAAGTGCATCCGGATGATGCTTATGCTCAAGCGCACGAAGGACCAAATGAGTTAGGCAAGACGGAGTGTTGGTATATTCTTTCAGCAGAAGAAGGGGCCAAAATTATTTACGGCCATAACGCTTCTACCAAGGAGGAATTTGAGGCTTATGTCGAAAAAGGTGATTTCGACGGGTTATTTAGAGAGGTTGAAGTCAAAGCGGGTGAATTCTATGATGTGCCTGCGGGAACCATTCACGCGATTGGTGCAGGTATTACGATTCTTGAGACCCAACAAAGTTCGGACACTACTTACCGGGTGTTTGATTACAATCGGAAGGATGACTCAGGTAAGGAACGGGAGTTGCATTTACAGCAATCGATTGATGTCTCATTAATTCCTCACCAAGATAGTGAGCATACGAAGCGTGACCTGAAGGTCAAGGCTAATGAATTAACGGAATTAGTCGCCAATGATTATTTTGTTGTGTATAAGTTAGATGTTACAGTTGAACAGGCTTATGCATTTGAGGAAGATTATTATTTAGCTACCGTTGTTAAAGGGTCCGGAGAGGTGACTTTAGATCAGGAGACCTATCCATTAAAGATTGCGGATTCATTCATTCTTCCGTATGGGCCTAAAGACGTTACATTCTCAGGTGATATGGAATTAGTTATATCAAAGCCTGTATTTTAG
- a CDS encoding HAD family hydrolase — MIQTILFDMDGLLFDTEKLYARAMKQAFVDQGVHFSLDDYRMFLGMSDADTLQVIEENYGSRSLAESVMHDFVENFERFIATGELEMKKGAKSLLEALDQKEMMAYIVSSSTAERIEQHLQDHGIRHFFKGVMSGDEVEHSKPAPDIYQKALADFNLNPSQVMVLEDSLNGVRSAIDAGLKVVMVPDLVQPSEELEAELYGQAKDLFEVKAKWVN; from the coding sequence ATGATTCAAACGATTTTATTCGATATGGATGGTTTATTGTTCGACACTGAGAAGTTGTACGCGCGGGCAATGAAGCAAGCATTTGTAGACCAGGGGGTTCATTTTTCCTTGGACGATTACCGAATGTTTCTCGGCATGAGCGATGCGGATACGCTGCAGGTCATTGAGGAGAACTATGGCAGTCGCTCCCTTGCTGAAAGCGTGATGCATGATTTTGTCGAGAATTTCGAGCGGTTCATTGCAACAGGTGAACTCGAAATGAAAAAAGGCGCCAAGTCTTTGCTTGAAGCCCTAGATCAAAAAGAAATGATGGCTTACATTGTCTCGTCGAGTACTGCTGAGAGGATTGAGCAGCACCTGCAAGACCATGGTATTCGGCATTTCTTCAAAGGGGTGATGAGTGGGGACGAGGTGGAACATTCGAAACCGGCGCCTGATATTTACCAAAAAGCGTTGGCGGACTTTAACTTGAACCCTAGCCAAGTGATGGTTTTAGAGGATTCACTCAATGGGGTGCGCTCTGCAATCGATGCGGGCTTAAAGGTAGTGATGGTGCCTGATTTGGTTCAACCGAGCGAGGAACTGGAAGCGGAGTTGTACGGTCAAGCCAAGGATTTATTCGAAGTGAAAGCCAAATGGGTGAATTAA
- a CDS encoding FAD-dependent monooxygenase: MHSIADSALTEAKIASLIERAHAYPWPEPFQSAMLLAFERRDFNGILLKEYVPEGLVNGRMALVGDAVHLATSWTGMGFNAASQDVLILAEKLAAGDLAMSGVLGQLLAYEAERLVKVRALVQGGQRFTWEFREE; the protein is encoded by the coding sequence ATTCGATTGCCGACAGTGCTTTAACGGAGGCAAAGATTGCAAGTCTAATCGAAAGAGCGCATGCCTATCCTTGGCCGGAGCCTTTCCAGTCGGCGATGTTATTAGCCTTTGAAAGGCGTGATTTCAATGGAATTCTCCTCAAGGAGTATGTACCGGAGGGCTTAGTCAATGGGCGCATGGCCTTGGTGGGCGATGCAGTGCATTTAGCAACGTCGTGGACGGGTATGGGCTTTAATGCAGCCTCGCAGGATGTGTTGATTCTGGCTGAGAAGTTGGCCGCGGGAGACTTGGCGATGAGTGGAGTACTAGGGCAGCTACTGGCTTATGAGGCTGAACGTTTGGTGAAGGTTCGGGCTTTAGTGCAAGGTGGACAGCGGTTTACTTGGGAATTTCGGGAGGAGTAA